One window of the Puntigrus tetrazona isolate hp1 chromosome 13, ASM1883169v1, whole genome shotgun sequence genome contains the following:
- the runx3 gene encoding runt-related transcription factor 3 yields MASNSIFDTFSSYSPSLLRDPSTSRRFTPPSASFPCAKVPESPSMTAPGPLRPGRPLESRSVVDVLADHAGELVRTDSPNFLCSVLPSHWRCNKTLPVAFKVVALGDVPDGTLVTVMAGNDENYSAELRNASAVMKNQVARFNDLRFVGRSGRGKSFTLTITVFTGPPQVATYHRAIKVTVDGPREPRRHRVKPDDPHKQYTDRLSDIERFQRASLRMNPGNGTARSHQTHYNPSSTTQIPALWPDQIDPPALKTCKVEDDLRWSSTDLFPQRTSFPSLSPLTAPRFSDSHMHYPGPFTYSANPSSTGIGGLSVAGMPTSSRYHTYLPPPYPGNQNQNSHFQTNSSPYHLYYGTGSGSYQFSMVPTGGTGSGGDRSPTRMLTSCTAAGGAGGTAGGNNSLLNASLGNQSDGVDADGSHSNSPTAMSASTRIDESVWRPY; encoded by the exons ACCCGAGCACGAGCAGACGGTTCACGCCGCCCTCCGCTTCGTTCCCGTGCGCTAAAGTGCCCGAAAGCCCGAGTATGACCGCACCGGGGCCGCTGCGGCCCGGCCGGCCGCTGGAGAGCCGCTCCGTGGTGGACGTTCTGGCGGATCACGCCGGAGAGCTGGTGCGGACCGACAGCCCCAACTTTCTCTGCTCGGTGCTGCCGTCGCACTGGAGGTGCAACAAAACGCTGCCCGTGGCTTTTaag GTGGTGGCTCTGGGTGACGTTCCTGACGGGACCCTGGTCACGGTGATGGCTGGAAACGATGAGAATTATTCCGCGGAGCTGAGAAACGCGTCTGCCGTCATGAAGAACCAGGTGGCGCGATTCAACGACCTGCGCTTCGTGGGCAGGAGCGGCAGAG GAAAGAGCTTCACTTTGACCATCACTGTGTTCACTGGACCACCCCAGGTCGCCACATACCACCGCGCGATTAAAGTCACCGTGGATGGACCTCGAGAACCGAGAC GTCACCGCGTGAAGCCGGACGACCCTCATAAGCAGTACACCGATCGCCTGAGTGACATCGAGCGTTTCCAGAGGGCCAGTCTGAGAATGAACCCTGGCAACGGGACCGCCCGCTCCCACCAGACCCATTACAACCCCTCCAGCACCACACAGATACCAG cattatgGCCAGATCAGATTGACCCTCCTGCACTGAAGACTTGCAAAGTTGAAGACGACTTACGCTGGTCAA GTACGGATCTGTTCCCTCAGAGGACGTCCTTCCCGTCTCTATCTCCATTAACAGCTCCTCGGTTCTCAGATTCACACATGCATTATCCGGGTCCCTTCACCTACTCTGCAAACCCGTCCAGCACCGGAATCGGTGGTCTCAGCGTGGCCGGGATGCCCACCTCCAGCCGCTACCACACCTACCTGCCTCCTCCATACCCCGGCAACCAGAACCAGAACTCCCACTTCCAGACCAACTCCTCGCCGTACCACCTGTACTACGGCACCGGATCCGGCTCCTACCAGTTCTCCATGGTTCCCACCGGCGGCACCGGATCGGGAGGTGACAGGTCGCCCACCCGCATGCTGACGTCCTGCACCGCGGCCGGCGGGGCCGGGGGCACGGCGGGCGGAAACAACAGCCTGCTCAACGCCAGCCTCGGCAACCAGAGCGACGGCGTGGATGCTGACGGAAGCCACAGCAACTCGCCCACAGCCATGAGTGCGTCCACACGCATAGACGAGTCCGTCTGGAGGCCTTACTGA